From a single Bradyrhizobium sediminis genomic region:
- a CDS encoding hydantoinase/oxoprolinase family protein, translating into MFTIGIDVGGTYTDLVAIDENGKTIFAKSPSTPADQSVGVMAGLEELARRLKLTRAAMLGQTDRIVHGTTVATNALLERKGARVALLTTEGHRDVIEMREGLKGDRYDLRSPPPQPLVPRERRFGVKERLKANGEVAIPLDDSSLDQAIAAIRRSGATSVAVCFLHSYLNPVHELAAVERLARELPEISISRSSDVLPQIKEYERVSTTIVNAYVRPLVRHYLANLEQRLHEAGFEGSLFIILSHGGMAPVEEASRLAAGTVLSGPAGGISGARRCAGLLGIPDLVPFDMGGTSTDISLVSEGSASLSADGSLAGERIALRSLDIASIAAGGGSIASVDAGGTLRVGPESAGSVPGPACYGNGGEAATVTDANVVLGYLDAAAFMGGKRPLDAAAAEAAVDRVAASLGLSRYEAAAGIFRMINLKMADGIRLMTLRRGVDPRKFALLSFGGAAGLHAAEVARELDIKRIIVPVAASVLSAWGMLTSDLRYEVSRTHYGAGARISADEARKLFGDLEREATGRLRAWFGGKMTTERSAEMRYGEQIFEIDVALDGLDWNAASVVDGIEDRFHRRHEELYTYASRDQEVVFVNARVAAIGEVSQRDQDAKPAPSAAPCAPRATRQAWFGKWCEVPVYALDDLRPGHALAGPAIVEAETTTVVVNEGDRVSVNALGWLDIELR; encoded by the coding sequence ATGTTCACCATCGGAATCGACGTCGGCGGCACCTACACGGATCTGGTCGCCATCGACGAGAACGGCAAAACCATTTTCGCGAAATCGCCGTCGACGCCGGCGGACCAGTCGGTCGGCGTCATGGCGGGGCTGGAAGAACTGGCGCGGCGATTGAAACTGACGCGCGCGGCAATGTTGGGGCAAACCGACCGGATCGTGCACGGCACCACGGTTGCGACCAACGCGCTTCTCGAGCGCAAGGGCGCCAGGGTGGCGCTGCTGACGACCGAGGGCCATCGCGACGTGATCGAGATGCGCGAGGGTCTCAAGGGCGACCGCTACGACCTGCGTTCGCCGCCGCCGCAGCCGCTGGTGCCGCGCGAACGGCGGTTCGGCGTGAAGGAGCGGCTCAAGGCCAATGGCGAGGTCGCGATACCCCTCGACGACAGCTCGCTCGATCAGGCCATCGCCGCCATCCGCCGCTCCGGCGCTACTTCGGTCGCGGTCTGCTTCCTGCATTCCTATCTCAACCCGGTGCACGAACTCGCCGCCGTCGAACGGCTGGCGCGCGAACTGCCCGAGATCAGCATTTCCCGCTCCAGCGACGTGCTGCCGCAGATCAAGGAATATGAGCGCGTCTCGACCACGATCGTGAACGCTTATGTCCGGCCGCTGGTGCGGCACTATCTGGCCAATCTGGAGCAGCGCCTTCACGAAGCCGGCTTCGAGGGCTCGCTCTTCATCATCCTGTCGCATGGCGGCATGGCGCCGGTGGAGGAAGCCTCGCGGCTGGCCGCGGGCACGGTGCTGTCGGGTCCCGCCGGCGGCATTTCCGGCGCAAGGCGCTGCGCCGGACTGCTCGGCATCCCCGATCTGGTGCCGTTCGACATGGGCGGCACTTCAACCGATATCTCGCTGGTTTCGGAAGGCAGTGCCTCGCTGTCGGCCGACGGATCGCTCGCCGGCGAACGCATTGCGCTACGCAGCCTCGACATCGCCAGCATCGCCGCCGGCGGCGGATCGATCGCGTCGGTCGATGCCGGCGGCACCTTGCGCGTCGGCCCGGAAAGCGCGGGCTCGGTGCCGGGACCGGCCTGCTACGGCAATGGCGGCGAAGCTGCCACCGTCACCGACGCCAATGTCGTGCTCGGCTATCTCGATGCCGCGGCTTTCATGGGCGGCAAGCGTCCGCTGGACGCTGCGGCAGCGGAAGCTGCCGTCGACCGCGTCGCGGCGTCGCTGGGGCTGTCGCGGTATGAGGCCGCCGCCGGCATCTTCAGGATGATCAACCTGAAGATGGCCGACGGCATAAGGCTGATGACCCTGCGCCGCGGCGTCGATCCCCGAAAATTTGCGCTGTTGAGTTTCGGCGGCGCAGCCGGCCTGCATGCCGCCGAGGTCGCGCGCGAACTCGACATCAAGCGCATCATCGTGCCGGTGGCGGCCTCGGTGCTGTCGGCCTGGGGCATGCTGACCAGCGACCTGCGCTACGAAGTGAGCCGGACCCATTACGGCGCCGGCGCGCGCATTTCGGCAGACGAGGCGCGCAAGCTGTTTGGCGATCTGGAACGCGAGGCCACCGGCCGTCTGCGCGCCTGGTTCGGCGGCAAGATGACGACGGAACGTTCGGCGGAAATGCGCTACGGCGAGCAGATTTTCGAGATCGATGTTGCGCTCGACGGTCTCGACTGGAACGCGGCCTCGGTGGTCGACGGAATCGAGGATCGCTTCCATCGCCGCCACGAAGAACTCTACACCTACGCCTCGCGCGACCAGGAAGTGGTGTTCGTCAATGCGCGGGTGGCTGCGATCGGCGAAGTCTCGCAGCGCGACCAGGATGCCAAACCGGCACCGTCAGCCGCGCCTTGCGCGCCGCGAGCCACGCGGCAGGCCTGGTTCGGCAAATGGTGCGAGGTCCCGGTCTATGCGCTCGACGATCTGCGGCCGGGCCACGCGCTGGCGGGCCCCGCCATCGTCGAGGCCGAGACCACCACGGTCGTGGTCAATGAAGGTGACAGGGTCAGCGTGAATGCGCTGGGCTGGCTGGATATTGAGCTGCGTTGA
- a CDS encoding mandelate racemase/muconate lactonizing enzyme family protein has translation MTKTSKVTSVEILACDAGWRNYHFVKLSTEDGVVGWSEYDEGFGAPGVGAAIQRLSGRVVGQNVFAHERIFAELTAATRPATGGVVALALGAIENALLDAKGKLLGVPCYELLGGKIRNRVRVYWSHCATWRINHPTWYTPAITSLDGVKAIGREVREKKFTALKTNIFTYADGKPQGWRPGFGSPFEPEINVDRKVLRDLRMHLEAIRDGAGPDVDILLDLNFNAKTEGYLKILRMIADLDMFWVEIDSFNAEALGYIRRQSPHPISSCETLLGLREFLPYFREQAMDVAIIDTPWNGVWQSMKIAASAEAHEVNVAPHNFYGHLCSMMNAHFCAAVPNLRIMEIDIDRLAWDDELFTHRPEIVDGYLVIPDRPGWGTEPNEEALRAHPPKGLGGLLNYGRKT, from the coding sequence ATGACGAAAACATCGAAAGTAACCAGCGTCGAAATCCTCGCCTGCGACGCGGGCTGGCGGAACTATCATTTCGTCAAGCTGTCGACCGAGGACGGCGTGGTCGGCTGGAGCGAGTATGACGAGGGTTTCGGCGCCCCCGGCGTCGGCGCCGCGATCCAGCGCCTGTCGGGCCGCGTGGTCGGGCAGAACGTGTTCGCCCATGAGAGGATCTTTGCAGAACTTACCGCGGCAACCCGCCCGGCCACCGGCGGCGTGGTGGCGCTGGCGCTGGGCGCGATCGAGAACGCACTGCTCGACGCCAAGGGCAAGCTGCTGGGCGTGCCCTGCTACGAGCTGCTGGGCGGCAAGATCCGTAACCGCGTCCGGGTCTACTGGTCGCATTGCGCCACCTGGCGCATCAATCATCCGACCTGGTATACGCCCGCCATCACCAGCCTCGACGGCGTCAAGGCGATCGGACGCGAGGTCCGGGAGAAGAAATTCACCGCGCTGAAGACCAACATCTTCACCTATGCCGACGGCAAGCCGCAGGGCTGGCGGCCCGGTTTCGGCTCGCCGTTCGAGCCGGAGATCAACGTCGACCGCAAGGTGTTGCGCGACCTGCGCATGCATCTCGAAGCGATCCGCGACGGCGCCGGGCCCGATGTCGATATATTGTTGGACCTCAATTTCAACGCCAAGACCGAAGGTTACCTGAAGATCCTGCGCATGATCGCCGATCTCGACATGTTCTGGGTCGAGATCGACAGCTTCAACGCGGAAGCGCTCGGCTACATCAGGCGGCAGAGCCCGCACCCGATCTCGTCCTGCGAAACGCTGCTCGGCCTGCGCGAATTCCTGCCCTATTTCCGCGAGCAGGCGATGGATGTGGCGATCATCGACACGCCGTGGAACGGGGTGTGGCAGTCGATGAAGATCGCAGCCTCCGCCGAAGCCCACGAGGTCAACGTCGCGCCGCATAATTTCTACGGCCACCTCTGCAGCATGATGAACGCGCATTTCTGCGCGGCGGTGCCGAATTTGCGGATCATGGAAATCGACATCGACCGGCTGGCCTGGGACGACGAGCTGTTCACGCATCGGCCCGAGATCGTCGACGGCTATCTGGTGATCCCCGACCGGCCCGGCTGGGGCACCGAACCGAACGAGGAGGCGCTGCGCGCGCATCCACCGAAGGGGCTGGGCGGGCTGTTGAATTACGGGAGGAAGACGTAG
- the htpG gene encoding molecular chaperone HtpG, whose protein sequence is MTTTADTAPVSQPFQAEVAELLHLMVHSVYSETDIFLRELISNASDACDKLRYEAIANPALIADGAPPEIRIVPDKKADTLSVVDTGIGMDRQELIDHLGTIARSGTKSFLARLTEAKDGAGLIGQFGVGFYSAFMVADRIVVTSRRAGAGEVWTWTSSGGSGFEIAPGSEEDAKRIARGTEIVLHLKPDAKKYLETHEIERIVRAYSDNIQFPIQLVPEEGEPSQINSASALWQRSKSELKPEDYATAYKQIAHAFDEPAMTLHYRAEGRYSYAVLLFAPSTKPFDLFEPERKGRVKLYVRRVFITDDADLLPAYLRFIRGVVDSEDLPLNLSREMLQNNPQLAQIRKAVTGRVVSELETLGDKEPENFAKIWDAFGPVIKEGIYEDFERREKLLALSRFTTTAGENRSLKQYIADLKPNQTEVYFLAGDSIERLKSNPKLESAAARGIEVLLLTDPVDAFWTSAALDFEGKPLKSLSQGDIDFGLIPLLDEHKDETKPDADEASIIAVIKATLGERVSDVRASQRLTSSASCLVAGSHGPDRELERLLARQNRGAGSKPILEINLRHPLVAAISADNAASADLSFLLLEQAQILDGELPEDPAAFAGRLNRLVLQGVAKADG, encoded by the coding sequence ATGACCACCACTGCCGACACCGCCCCCGTTTCCCAGCCGTTCCAGGCCGAGGTCGCCGAACTGCTGCACTTGATGGTGCATTCGGTCTATTCGGAAACCGACATCTTCCTGCGCGAATTGATCTCGAACGCTTCCGACGCCTGCGACAAGCTGCGCTACGAGGCGATCGCGAACCCTGCGCTGATCGCGGACGGGGCGCCGCCCGAGATCCGCATCGTGCCGGACAAGAAGGCCGATACGCTCAGCGTTGTCGATACCGGCATCGGCATGGACCGGCAGGAGCTGATCGACCATCTCGGCACCATCGCCCGCTCCGGCACCAAATCATTCCTGGCGCGGCTGACCGAGGCCAAGGACGGCGCCGGCCTGATCGGCCAGTTCGGCGTCGGCTTCTATTCCGCCTTCATGGTCGCCGACCGCATCGTGGTGACCAGCCGCCGCGCCGGCGCCGGCGAGGTCTGGACCTGGACCTCGTCGGGCGGGTCCGGTTTCGAAATCGCGCCGGGCAGCGAGGAAGACGCAAAACGCATCGCGCGCGGCACCGAGATCGTGCTGCACCTCAAGCCCGACGCGAAGAAATATCTCGAGACGCACGAGATCGAGCGCATCGTCCGCGCCTATTCCGACAACATCCAGTTTCCGATTCAGCTGGTGCCGGAAGAAGGCGAGCCGAGCCAGATCAATTCGGCGAGCGCGCTGTGGCAGCGGTCGAAGTCGGAGTTGAAGCCGGAAGACTACGCCACGGCCTACAAGCAGATCGCGCACGCCTTCGACGAGCCGGCGATGACGCTGCATTACCGCGCCGAGGGCCGCTATTCCTATGCGGTGCTGCTGTTTGCGCCCTCGACCAAGCCGTTCGACCTGTTCGAGCCGGAGCGCAAGGGCAGGGTGAAACTCTATGTCCGCCGTGTCTTCATCACCGACGATGCCGACCTGTTGCCGGCTTACTTGCGCTTCATCCGCGGCGTGGTCGACAGCGAGGACCTGCCGCTCAACCTTTCGCGCGAGATGCTGCAGAACAATCCGCAGCTGGCGCAGATCCGCAAGGCGGTGACCGGCCGCGTGGTCAGCGAGTTGGAAACGCTCGGCGACAAGGAGCCGGAGAATTTCGCCAAGATCTGGGACGCCTTCGGCCCCGTCATCAAGGAAGGCATCTACGAGGATTTCGAGCGGCGCGAGAAGCTGCTGGCGCTGTCGCGTTTCACCACCACCGCTGGCGAGAACCGCTCGCTGAAGCAATATATCGCCGACCTCAAGCCCAACCAGACCGAGGTGTATTTCCTGGCCGGCGACAGCATCGAGCGGCTGAAGTCCAATCCCAAGCTGGAATCGGCCGCCGCCCGCGGCATCGAGGTGTTGCTGCTGACCGATCCGGTCGACGCGTTCTGGACCTCGGCAGCCCTTGATTTCGAAGGCAAGCCGCTGAAGTCGCTGAGCCAGGGCGATATCGATTTCGGCCTGATCCCGCTGCTCGACGAGCACAAGGACGAGACCAAACCGGACGCCGACGAGGCTTCGATCATCGCCGTGATCAAGGCGACGCTCGGCGAGCGCGTCTCCGACGTCCGCGCCTCGCAGCGGCTGACCTCGAGCGCGTCGTGTCTGGTCGCCGGCAGCCACGGTCCTGACCGCGAGCTCGAACGCCTGCTGGCGCGGCAAAATCGCGGCGCCGGCTCCAAGCCGATCCTCGAGATCAATCTGCGGCATCCGCTGGTGGCGGCGATCTCCGCCGACAACGCCGCGTCCGCCGACCTGTCGTTCCTGCTGCTGGAGCAGGCGCAAATCCTCGACGGCGAATTGCCGGAGGACCCGGCGGCCTTTGCCGGCCGGCTCAACCGGTTGGTGCTGCAGGGGGTGGCGAAGGCGGACGGGTAA
- a CDS encoding DUF3095 domain-containing protein — MTTPTGHDTFYGSIPVFRGFASLMEPALYSALPDDWTIGIADIVESTRAIAQARYKAVNMAGASVIAAVANALEGREFPFVFGGDGASFAVAPGDLERTREAMAATATWVEESLDLVMRVALVPVAAVRAQGLDVRVARFGPSANLSYAMFSGGGLGWAEAAMKRGEFAVEKAVPGTQPDLTGLSCRFEEIPSARGLILSVLVVPARAAEPSAFRKVIENLVALVERSPDAGRPVPPDGPPLKWPPAGVEYEARAGRGGSLLRRRAFVLANTLFAYVIMRFGISVGGFVPKTYVRQVVENSDFRKYDDGLRMILDCTPELESALTKVLAAAAAAGTVHYGLHRQDAAMMTCFTPSALRSDHVHFIDGARGGYASAASALKAMAA, encoded by the coding sequence ATGACCACACCCACCGGCCACGACACCTTCTACGGCTCCATCCCGGTCTTTCGCGGTTTTGCGAGCCTGATGGAGCCTGCGCTGTATTCGGCGCTGCCGGATGACTGGACCATCGGGATCGCCGATATCGTGGAATCGACCAGGGCGATCGCGCAGGCGCGCTACAAGGCGGTCAACATGGCCGGCGCCTCTGTGATCGCGGCGGTCGCCAATGCGCTGGAGGGGCGCGAATTTCCCTTCGTGTTTGGCGGCGACGGCGCGAGCTTCGCGGTCGCGCCCGGCGATCTCGAACGCACCCGCGAGGCGATGGCGGCGACCGCAACCTGGGTCGAGGAGAGCCTCGACCTCGTGATGCGGGTGGCGCTGGTGCCGGTTGCGGCGGTGCGGGCGCAGGGCCTCGATGTCCGCGTCGCCCGGTTCGGCCCGTCGGCCAATCTTTCCTATGCGATGTTTTCCGGCGGTGGCCTCGGCTGGGCGGAAGCCGCGATGAAGCGCGGCGAGTTCGCGGTGGAGAAGGCCGTGCCCGGCACCCAGCCCGATCTCACCGGCCTGTCGTGCCGGTTCGAGGAAATTCCGTCCGCGCGCGGACTGATCCTGTCGGTGCTGGTGGTGCCCGCGCGCGCTGCCGAGCCTTCAGCCTTTCGGAAAGTCATCGAGAACCTCGTCGCGCTGGTCGAGCGCAGCCCGGATGCCGGGCGGCCGGTGCCGCCGGACGGCCCGCCGCTGAAATGGCCGCCGGCCGGAGTCGAGTACGAAGCACGCGCGGGGCGCGGCGGGTCGCTGCTGCGGCGGCGCGCCTTCGTGCTCGCCAACACGCTGTTCGCCTATGTCATCATGCGCTTCGGCATCAGCGTCGGCGGCTTCGTGCCGAAGACCTATGTGCGGCAGGTGGTGGAGAATTCCGACTTCCGCAAATACGACGACGGATTGCGCATGATCCTCGACTGCACGCCGGAGCTGGAAAGCGCGCTGACGAAAGTCCTGGCCGCGGCGGCTGCGGCGGGAACCGTGCACTATGGCCTGCACCGGCAGGACGCGGCGATGATGACCTGCTTCACGCCCTCGGCGCTGCGCAGCGACCACGTGCATTTCATCGACGGCGCGCGCGGCGGCTACGCCTCGGCGGCATCCGCGCTGAAAGCGATGGCGGCGTGA
- a CDS encoding SDR family NAD(P)-dependent oxidoreductase, translating to MPPAPQKVALVTGAARGIGLAVAKRFLAEGWRVALLDIEGALLQGAVAGLSNPDATMALHCDVSDAAAVADALTQVGQRFGRLDALVNNAGIAVFAPLLETSDADWSRILQVNLTGPFLCTKAAAPLMREHGGGAIVNITSISAVRASTLRSAYGTSKAGLAHLTKQLAVELASLGIRVNGVAPGPVETAMAKQVHTPEIRADYHDAIPLNRYGLEEELAEAVFFLCSDRASYITGQILAVDGGFDAAGIGLPTLRGERRNG from the coding sequence ATGCCCCCTGCCCCGCAAAAAGTCGCACTCGTCACCGGCGCCGCGCGCGGCATCGGGCTCGCGGTGGCCAAACGGTTTCTCGCCGAGGGCTGGCGCGTGGCGCTGCTCGACATCGAGGGCGCGCTGCTGCAGGGCGCGGTCGCGGGGCTTTCCAACCCCGACGCCACGATGGCGCTGCATTGCGACGTCTCCGACGCCGCTGCCGTGGCGGACGCCCTCACCCAGGTTGGCCAGCGCTTCGGCCGGCTCGACGCCCTGGTCAACAATGCCGGCATCGCGGTGTTCGCGCCGCTGTTGGAAACGTCGGACGCGGACTGGAGCCGGATCCTGCAGGTCAACCTCACCGGGCCGTTCCTGTGCACCAAGGCGGCCGCACCTTTGATGCGCGAACATGGCGGCGGCGCCATCGTCAACATCACCTCGATCTCGGCGGTACGCGCCTCGACCCTGCGCTCGGCCTACGGCACCAGCAAGGCCGGGCTCGCGCATCTGACCAAGCAACTCGCCGTCGAGCTGGCTTCGCTCGGCATTCGCGTCAACGGCGTCGCGCCCGGCCCGGTCGAGACCGCGATGGCCAAGCAGGTCCACACCCCGGAAATCCGCGCCGATTATCACGACGCCATCCCGCTCAACCGTTACGGCCTCGAAGAGGAACTGGCGGAGGCGGTGTTCTTCCTGTGCAGCGACCGCGCCAGCTACATCACCGGGCAAATTCTCGCCGTCGACGGCGGTTTCGATGCCGCCGGGATCGGCCTGCCGACGCTGCGCGGCGAGCGGCGCAACGGGTAG
- a CDS encoding winged helix-turn-helix transcriptional regulator, translating into MTEQKRSGCPINLTLEVVGDKWSLLIIRDMMFGNRRHFRELLTKSEEGISSNILADRLRTLLDQGIITRDDDPSHKQKGIYSLTGQGIELLPILAQMSGWGFKYLPVTEELGIRAKLLSEGGPKMWAEFMDELREIHLGVKRRRKAGPNVGERLQAAYQKVVARKAKTG; encoded by the coding sequence ATGACCGAGCAAAAGCGCTCTGGCTGCCCGATCAACCTCACGCTCGAGGTGGTCGGCGATAAATGGAGCCTGCTGATCATCCGCGACATGATGTTCGGCAACCGGCGGCATTTTCGCGAGCTGTTGACCAAATCCGAAGAAGGCATTTCCTCCAACATCCTCGCCGACCGGCTGAGGACACTGCTCGACCAGGGCATCATCACGCGCGACGACGACCCCAGCCACAAGCAGAAGGGAATCTACTCGCTGACCGGCCAGGGCATAGAACTGCTGCCGATTCTGGCGCAGATGTCAGGCTGGGGATTCAAATATCTGCCCGTGACCGAAGAACTCGGCATCCGCGCAAAACTCTTGAGCGAAGGCGGCCCGAAAATGTGGGCGGAATTCATGGACGAATTGCGCGAGATTCACCTGGGCGTGAAGCGGCGCCGGAAAGCGGGGCCGAACGTCGGGGAACGCTTGCAGGCGGCGTACCAGAAAGTGGTGGCGAGAAAGGCGAAGACGGGATAG
- a CDS encoding dihydrofolate reductase family protein produces MAKLIMWNLMTLDGFFEGPNRDISWHEDVWGEELEALSIEQLKSAGGLMFGRVTYELMANYWPNAAGEVADFMNASPKYVFSRTLAKSDWNNTQAFGVDLPGAVARLKRESAKDIFLFGSADLSASLIPHGLIDEFRIALNPVILGGGTPLFKPGERVKLRLIDSRAHSTGVVILRYEPAT; encoded by the coding sequence ATGGCGAAGCTGATCATGTGGAATCTGATGACGCTGGATGGTTTCTTCGAAGGGCCGAACCGCGACATCTCCTGGCATGAGGATGTCTGGGGCGAGGAACTTGAGGCGCTCTCGATCGAGCAGCTGAAATCCGCCGGCGGGTTGATGTTCGGCCGCGTCACCTATGAGTTGATGGCGAACTACTGGCCGAACGCTGCCGGCGAGGTCGCGGACTTCATGAATGCGTCGCCAAAATATGTGTTCTCGCGCACGCTGGCAAAATCCGACTGGAACAACACGCAAGCGTTCGGCGTTGACCTGCCCGGCGCGGTCGCCCGACTGAAGCGCGAGAGCGCCAAGGATATCTTTCTGTTCGGCAGCGCGGACCTTTCGGCAAGCCTGATCCCGCACGGGCTGATCGACGAATTCCGGATCGCGCTGAACCCGGTCATCCTCGGCGGCGGTACGCCGCTGTTCAAGCCGGGCGAGCGCGTCAAGCTCAGGCTGATCGACTCGCGGGCGCACTCGACCGGCGTCGTGATCTTGCGCTACGAACCGGCGACATGA
- a CDS encoding YciI family protein → MRFMVIVKASKDSEAGVMPSTELLTAMGKFNEQMVKAGVMLAGEGLHPTPKGARIKYSGKTPDVSHGPFPLTNDLVAGFWLIQVKSRDEAIAWMKRAPFDGGAEIEIRQIFDAEDFGVALTPELREQEERLRAQVGKK, encoded by the coding sequence ATGCGATTTATGGTGATCGTGAAGGCCAGCAAGGACAGCGAAGCAGGCGTCATGCCGAGCACGGAACTGCTGACCGCGATGGGCAAGTTCAACGAACAGATGGTCAAGGCCGGCGTCATGCTGGCGGGCGAGGGCCTGCACCCGACGCCGAAGGGGGCCCGGATCAAATATTCCGGAAAAACGCCTGATGTCAGCCATGGTCCGTTCCCCCTGACCAACGATCTGGTGGCCGGGTTCTGGCTGATTCAGGTGAAGTCGCGCGACGAGGCGATCGCATGGATGAAGCGCGCCCCGTTCGACGGCGGCGCGGAAATCGAAATCCGGCAGATTTTCGATGCCGAGGATTTCGGCGTGGCGCTGACGCCCGAACTGCGCGAGCAGGAGGAGCGTCTGCGCGCCCAAGTGGGGAAGAAATAG
- a CDS encoding YciI family protein yields the protein MRFMMLMIPLGYETAPPDIQLDPGRVAAMMKYNEALNDAGVLITLDGLHPPSMGARVSFATGKPLVTDGPFAEAREVLGGYWMIEVASRDEAIAWATKCPASENEIIEIRQVQEMTDFSEEVQQAAAGFAELREASGR from the coding sequence ATGCGATTCATGATGCTGATGATTCCCTTGGGCTATGAGACCGCGCCGCCGGATATCCAGCTCGACCCCGGGCGGGTGGCCGCGATGATGAAATACAACGAGGCCCTGAACGACGCCGGCGTCCTGATCACGCTCGACGGCCTGCATCCGCCGTCGATGGGCGCGCGGGTGTCGTTTGCAACCGGCAAGCCGCTGGTGACCGACGGTCCCTTCGCGGAAGCCAGGGAAGTGCTCGGCGGCTACTGGATGATCGAGGTGGCCTCGCGCGACGAGGCGATCGCCTGGGCCACGAAGTGCCCGGCCTCCGAGAACGAGATCATCGAAATCCGCCAGGTGCAGGAAATGACCGATTTTTCGGAGGAAGTGCAGCAGGCGGCCGCCGGGTTCGCCGAGCTGCGAGAGGCGAGCGGGCGTTAA
- a CDS encoding TetR/AcrR family transcriptional regulator, translating to MSWRKEQRRAERGYHHGNLKEALLQAALGLIAEKGAAGFTFADAARMAGVSPAAPYRHFRDRDELLSSIAQRGFEQFEATLTQAWDDGRPDTVTAFERVGKAYLAFARNEPAFYSAMFESGLPVDHNPTLQAASERAFGIIRAAAERLAALAPPGVPRPPAMMMALHIWSMSHGVASLFGRGDAARRKLPMSPEDLLEAQVLIYLRGLGFPTDRRPSGQNDPAAATPPPVPPAGAPSGPWGTPK from the coding sequence ATGAGTTGGCGCAAGGAACAGCGCCGCGCCGAGCGCGGCTACCACCACGGCAATCTGAAGGAGGCGCTGCTGCAGGCGGCGCTCGGGCTGATTGCGGAAAAAGGCGCGGCCGGCTTCACCTTTGCCGATGCCGCGCGGATGGCCGGCGTCAGCCCGGCCGCACCCTACCGGCATTTTCGCGACCGCGACGAACTGCTTTCCTCGATCGCCCAGCGCGGCTTCGAGCAGTTCGAGGCGACGCTGACGCAAGCCTGGGATGACGGGCGTCCGGACACCGTCACGGCGTTCGAACGGGTCGGCAAGGCCTACCTCGCTTTTGCCCGCAACGAGCCGGCGTTCTATTCGGCGATGTTCGAATCGGGGCTTCCCGTCGACCATAATCCGACATTGCAGGCCGCCAGCGAACGCGCTTTCGGCATCATCCGCGCCGCTGCCGAGCGCCTTGCGGCGCTGGCGCCGCCCGGCGTGCCGCGGCCGCCGGCGATGATGATGGCCCTGCATATCTGGTCGATGTCGCACGGCGTGGCGTCGCTGTTCGGACGCGGCGACGCCGCACGCCGCAAGCTGCCGATGTCGCCGGAAGATCTCCTGGAAGCGCAGGTGCTGATCTATCTGCGCGGTCTCGGCTTCCCGACCGACCGCAGGCCGTCCGGCCAGAACGACCCGGCGGCGGCCACTCCGCCGCCCGTCCCGCCCGCAGGCGCGCCATCAGGTCCCTGGGGCACCCCAAAATAA
- a CDS encoding DUF2852 domain-containing protein, whose translation MAYTADVNRWRGPDSEPHRPHMLDSPWHPGWIAVTVLGFIIWWPIGLALLFFTLGSRKMGCWSHQDRWSNKMERMQDKMERMRGRMERRGFGFGGPPSSGNRAFDEYRVETLRRLEEEQVEFRDFLDRLRHAKDKAEFDQFMAQHKQRPTPPNDQPQG comes from the coding sequence ATGGCCTACACCGCAGATGTCAATCGATGGCGCGGCCCGGATAGCGAGCCCCACCGCCCGCATATGCTGGATTCGCCCTGGCACCCCGGCTGGATCGCCGTGACCGTGCTCGGCTTCATCATCTGGTGGCCGATCGGGCTTGCCCTTCTCTTTTTCACACTCGGGAGCAGAAAAATGGGTTGCTGGAGTCATCAGGACCGCTGGTCGAACAAGATGGAGCGGATGCAGGACAAGATGGAGCGGATGCGCGGCCGCATGGAGCGCCGCGGCTTCGGCTTCGGCGGCCCGCCGTCGAGCGGCAACCGCGCCTTCGACGAATACCGCGTGGAAACGTTGCGGCGCCTCGAGGAAGAGCAGGTCGAATTCCGCGACTTCCTCGATCGCCTGCGCCACGCCAAGGACAAGGCCGAGTTCGACCAGTTCATGGCGCAGCACAAGCAGCGTCCGACCCCGCCGAACGATCAGCCCCAGGGCTGA